The Buteo buteo chromosome 23, bButBut1.hap1.1, whole genome shotgun sequence genome includes a window with the following:
- the DENND2D gene encoding DENN domain-containing protein 2D gives MASIGNFFRRSLRRSGRREGKEEASAAENNPSRMPQGKPGERSSVLYSAGQFFFEYLVVVSLKKMSDGHYEPKITYQFPKRENLLKGQKEEEERLLQAIPLFCFPDGNNWAPVTEFTSETFSFVLTNVDGSRKIGYCRRLLPSGRGVRLPEVFCIISCLGCFGLFSKILDEVEKRRQISMAVIYPFMQGLRESPFPAPGKTVTIKSFIPESGTELIELTRPVDAHLEHVEFQALLQRLSPHLILHIFASAVLERRLIFLAEELSVLSQCIHAVAALLYPFTWAHTYIPVVPECLLDTVCCPTPFMVGIQMRHLERVLDQPMEEALIVDLCEGKILRAVGDEEEILPIKLQNEMLTSLNRHNNNNNIHTSEQVNTLVSEAFVQFFVRMVGHYASHIKWSKNGSGIFQERAFCKAITSKTNRKFVKKFVKTNMFSLFIEEAEKSRIPQEAYFQQKITEYHEQKKHRRDS, from the exons ATGGCCTCCATCGGCAACTTCTTCCGACGGAGCCTGCGGCGCTCCGGCCGCAGAG aaggaaaagaggaggcctctgctgcagaaaacaacCCCTCACGGATGCCGCAGGGGAAGCCGGGAGAGCGGAGCTCTGTCCTCTATTCTGCTGGACAGTTTTTCTTTGAGTACCTGGTGGTGGTGTCACTGAAGAAGATGTCAGATGGACATTATGAACCCAAGATAACCTACCAGTTCCCAAAG CGTGAGAACTTGCtgaagggccagaaggaggaggaagaacgTCTCTTGCAAGCCATCCCCCTCTTCTGCTTCCCAGATGGCAACAACTGGGCCCCTGTCACTGAGTTCACCAG CGAAACCTTTTCTTTCGTCCTGACCAATGTGGACGGCAGCAGGAAGATCGGCTACTGCAGGCGCCTGCTG CCATCTGGCCGTGGTGTCCGCCTCCCTGAGGTCTTCTGCATCATCAGCTGCCTGGGCTGCTTTGGGCTCTTCTCCAAG ATCTTGGACGAGGTGGAAAAGAGACGCCAGATCTCCATGGCGGTGATTTACCCCTTCATGCAGGGCCTTCGGGAATCGCCCTTCCCAGCTCCAGGGAAAACCGTCACCATTAAAAGCTTCATCCCTGAGTCAGGCACAGAG CTCATTGAGCTCACGCGGCCTGTGGACGCCCACCTGGAGCACGTGGAGTTTCAGGCTCTGCTCCAGCGGCTCAGCCCCCACCTCATCCTGCACATCTTTGCCTCTGCCGTGTTGGAGCGACGGCTCATTTTCCTGGCAGAGGAGCTGAG CGTCCTGTCGCAGTGCATCCATGCGGTGGCTGCTCTCCTCTACCCCTTCACCTGGGCTCACACCTACATCCCCGTGGTGCCCGAGTGCCTGCTCGACACCGTCTGCTGCCCCACACCCTTCATGGTCGGCATCCAGATGCGGCACCTGGAGCGGGTCCTGGACCAGCCGATGGAGGAG GCTCTGATAGTGGATCTCTGTGAAGGGAAGATCCTCCGGGCG GTCGGTGATGAGGAGGAGATCTTGCCCATCAAGCTGCAGAATGAGATGCTGACATCTCTGAACAggcacaacaacaacaacaacatacATA CATCCGAGCAGGTGAACACACTCGTCTCCGAAGCCTTCGTGCAATTCTTCGTCCGAATGGTTGGCCACTACGCCTCACATATCAAGTGGAGTAAAAACGGCTCGGGCATCTTCCAGGAGCGAGCATTCTGCAAAGCCATCACCTCCAAGACCAACCGCAAGTTTGTGAAGAAGTTTGTGAAGACGAACATGTTTTCCCTCTTTATTGAGGAGGCAGAAAAGAGCAGGATCCCACAGGAAG CatatttccagcagaaaataacagagTACCACGAACAGAAGAAGCACCGAAGGGACTCCTGA